One window from the genome of Haladaptatus paucihalophilus DX253 encodes:
- a CDS encoding DUF7503 family protein, which yields MSESNDTLTTYLEENPRMIGVLFAICLLLTQTGSVAAAAGGTIR from the coding sequence ATGTCCGAAAGTAATGACACGTTAACGACGTACCTCGAGGAGAACCCACGAATGATCGGCGTGCTGTTCGCCATCTGCCTGCTGCTCACGCAGACCGGTAGCGTGGCGGCGGCGGCGGGCGGAACGATTCGATAA
- a CDS encoding DUF7504 family protein: MGSMEDDAALPFMCGVEEPARLQYDWGSRVPLGTYIVQQMADRARVSATDVPESLYGRIDPDALEDLFRPLVDGTPRANGEVTFTFAGHYVTVSSDGTIEIESELGRLKRSGGNVLLTGDVPADVFDELSAQFLGEPEYGRTHLFALYGRDTDTARGRLERATADTDHAHILTYEAAVRSATEVRPQNRQNRPSVTPVVGSLDEFETAIVDDIFELQYRQKGFEPGQLRFCFDSLQFLSEEKSASSVEEFVRDVTKTVEDVSGLGQYLFPGAYDSAPVRAVEPLFDGTIELKVGARGPMQRWHLHDTDYTTTWFPL; the protein is encoded by the coding sequence ATGGGTTCGATGGAGGATGATGCTGCCCTGCCGTTCATGTGCGGCGTCGAGGAACCGGCGAGGCTGCAGTACGATTGGGGGAGCAGGGTGCCGCTGGGAACGTATATCGTCCAGCAGATGGCGGACCGTGCTCGGGTTAGTGCGACCGACGTCCCAGAATCGCTGTACGGACGTATCGACCCGGACGCGCTGGAGGACTTGTTTCGACCCCTCGTCGACGGAACGCCGCGCGCGAACGGCGAAGTGACGTTCACGTTCGCGGGTCACTACGTCACGGTCAGCAGCGACGGAACGATAGAAATCGAGTCGGAACTCGGGCGATTGAAACGGTCCGGGGGGAACGTACTGCTCACGGGCGACGTTCCGGCCGACGTTTTCGACGAGTTGAGCGCGCAGTTCTTGGGCGAGCCGGAGTACGGCAGAACGCATCTGTTCGCGCTCTACGGACGAGATACGGACACGGCCCGGGGGCGTCTCGAACGCGCGACCGCCGACACCGACCACGCTCACATCCTCACCTACGAAGCGGCGGTACGTTCCGCGACGGAAGTACGACCGCAGAACCGACAGAACAGACCGTCCGTGACGCCGGTCGTCGGGTCGCTCGACGAGTTCGAAACCGCGATTGTGGACGACATCTTCGAACTCCAATATCGGCAAAAAGGGTTCGAACCGGGTCAGCTTCGATTCTGTTTCGATTCATTACAGTTCCTCTCGGAGGAGAAGTCGGCGTCCTCGGTGGAGGAGTTCGTGCGAGACGTTACGAAGACCGTCGAAGACGTGTCCGGCTTGGGTCAGTATCTCTTCCCGGGCGCATACGACTCCGCACCCGTTCGAGCCGTCGAACCGCTGTTCGACGGAACAATCGAACTGAAGGTCGGTGCGCGAGGTCCGATGCAACGGTGGCATCTACACGACACGGACTATACGACCACGTGGTTCCCCCTCTAA
- a CDS encoding DUF7344 domain-containing protein, translated as MGDTSDREEGRLMELLRFLEAVGAESLTSTEDWVFELLKDEQRRYLVLYLSEQETPTPISRVAADVASRCNDTPVSNVTPSEQERVRVRLEQEHLPRLGDYGIISWSYGEDVVDPIPSLLSSDEE; from the coding sequence ATGGGCGATACATCGGACCGTGAGGAGGGGAGACTCATGGAGTTACTACGCTTCTTGGAGGCGGTCGGTGCCGAGTCGCTCACTTCCACGGAGGACTGGGTTTTCGAACTGCTCAAAGACGAACAACGGAGATACCTCGTCCTCTATCTCAGCGAACAGGAAACCCCGACACCGATTTCGCGGGTGGCGGCGGACGTAGCGAGTCGGTGTAACGACACGCCCGTGTCGAACGTAACGCCGTCCGAGCAGGAGCGAGTGCGCGTTCGACTCGAACAGGAGCACCTGCCACGTCTCGGGGACTACGGAATCATCTCGTGGTCGTACGGGGAGGACGTCGTGGACCCGATTCCGTCGCTGTTGAGCTCGGACGAAGAGTAG
- a CDS encoding DEAD/DEAH box helicase: MQDTIDWLRGRPYYEGQIARHETVSGNDGEFRDLPLESRLESALEKRGIDRLYRHQAEAVESVRDGKNAVIATQTASGKSLAYTIPAFERAMDHGGRTLYIAPQNALINDQEETLSELARDLGFGSRVSVAQYTGRLDKNEKRAVRDRMPTVVLTTPDMLHYALLPYAHRLWDWFFKGLETVVIDEVHEYRGVFGSHVALVLRRLARVCERFDADPQFVCCSATIGNPVEHASAVTGQPEPSFDLVDENTSRTGPTHWLLWNPPEYEDDRYGGTKRRKSNHGETKRIFADLVGRDCQTLVFTRARQAAERYAMESADELRRRGDGDLANDIAAYQAALRNDRRRELEDGLHSGTVRGAWSTNALELGVDIGGLDAVLLDGYPGTRMATFQQAGRAGRGTDPSLVALVAGEDQLDQYLMANPDEFFSGDPERAVVNPENAELLPSHVASAARETWLSPEDETYFGTDFPELVADLEARGELERRQTSGGVRWVYGGDGSPQHEMSLRTIDDREIDLLDRSRGDVIASLPFSDALNDAHPGAIYHQQGQSYEVVDLDLSRDVAELSPTWADYHTKTLTDKEITVEEDLAEKSLPTREDCTVRFADVTMRKRITGFERRDAKRGETLGRESLSLPELTLRTKALYFTIPDDLERELRAMDGDFNGAIHAAEHGMISLFPLELLCDRGDIGGLSTPLHPHTGTSTIFIYDGYPGGVGLTREGYETVESLMTNTREMLRACDCESGCPSCVQSPQCGNANDPLDKRLAEHLLADLTV; this comes from the coding sequence GTGCAGGACACCATCGACTGGCTTCGCGGGCGACCCTACTACGAGGGGCAAATCGCTCGCCACGAAACCGTTTCGGGGAACGACGGCGAGTTTCGGGACCTCCCGCTCGAATCGCGGTTGGAGTCGGCCCTCGAAAAGCGCGGCATCGACCGACTCTACCGCCACCAAGCCGAGGCGGTGGAGTCGGTCCGCGACGGGAAAAACGCCGTCATCGCCACGCAAACCGCGAGCGGCAAGAGCCTCGCCTACACGATTCCGGCGTTCGAGCGGGCGATGGATCACGGCGGTCGAACCCTCTACATCGCGCCGCAGAACGCTCTCATCAACGACCAAGAGGAAACGCTGTCCGAACTCGCCCGCGACTTGGGCTTCGGGAGTCGCGTCTCGGTAGCCCAGTACACCGGCCGACTCGACAAGAACGAAAAGCGGGCCGTACGCGACCGAATGCCGACCGTCGTGCTCACGACGCCCGACATGCTCCACTACGCCCTGCTTCCGTACGCGCATCGCCTGTGGGACTGGTTTTTCAAGGGGTTGGAGACGGTCGTCATCGACGAAGTTCACGAGTATCGCGGGGTCTTCGGCAGTCACGTCGCGCTCGTCCTCCGCCGACTCGCCCGCGTCTGTGAGCGGTTCGACGCCGACCCGCAGTTCGTCTGCTGTTCCGCGACCATCGGTAATCCGGTCGAACACGCGAGCGCCGTGACCGGCCAGCCCGAACCCTCGTTCGACCTCGTGGACGAGAACACGAGTCGGACCGGACCGACGCACTGGCTCCTCTGGAACCCGCCGGAGTACGAGGACGACCGGTACGGCGGCACGAAGCGGCGGAAATCGAACCACGGCGAGACGAAGCGCATCTTCGCCGACCTCGTGGGACGGGACTGCCAGACGTTGGTCTTCACCCGCGCTCGACAGGCCGCGGAACGGTACGCGATGGAGAGCGCCGACGAACTCCGACGGCGAGGGGACGGCGACCTCGCCAACGACATCGCGGCGTATCAGGCGGCCCTGCGGAACGACCGCCGTCGGGAACTTGAGGACGGCCTCCATTCCGGGACAGTCCGGGGTGCATGGAGCACGAACGCGCTGGAACTCGGCGTCGATATCGGGGGACTGGACGCGGTGCTGCTCGACGGGTATCCCGGCACGCGCATGGCGACGTTCCAGCAGGCCGGACGGGCGGGGCGGGGGACCGACCCCAGCCTCGTCGCGCTCGTCGCGGGCGAGGACCAACTGGACCAGTACCTGATGGCGAACCCGGACGAGTTCTTCTCCGGCGACCCCGAGCGGGCGGTCGTCAACCCCGAAAACGCGGAACTGCTCCCCTCCCACGTCGCCTCCGCGGCCCGCGAGACGTGGCTCTCGCCGGAGGACGAGACCTATTTCGGCACGGACTTTCCTGAACTCGTCGCCGACCTCGAAGCGCGCGGCGAACTCGAACGGCGGCAAACGAGCGGCGGGGTCCGCTGGGTGTACGGCGGCGACGGAAGCCCCCAGCACGAGATGAGTCTCCGAACCATCGACGACCGCGAAATCGACCTGCTCGACCGTTCGCGGGGTGACGTCATCGCCTCCCTCCCGTTCAGCGACGCGCTCAACGACGCCCACCCCGGCGCGATATACCACCAGCAGGGCCAGTCCTACGAGGTGGTCGACCTCGACCTGTCGCGGGACGTCGCCGAACTCTCGCCGACGTGGGCGGACTACCACACGAAGACGCTGACGGACAAGGAGATAACCGTCGAGGAGGATTTGGCGGAAAAGTCGCTCCCGACCCGCGAGGACTGCACCGTCCGGTTCGCCGACGTGACGATGCGAAAGCGAATCACCGGGTTCGAGCGCCGGGATGCAAAGCGCGGCGAGACGCTGGGACGCGAGTCGCTCTCCCTGCCGGAACTCACGCTCCGAACCAAGGCGCTCTACTTCACGATCCCCGACGACCTGGAGCGTGAACTGCGGGCGATGGACGGCGACTTCAACGGCGCGATTCACGCCGCCGAGCACGGGATGATTTCGCTCTTTCCGCTCGAACTCCTCTGTGACCGCGGGGACATCGGCGGCCTCTCCACGCCGCTTCACCCGCACACCGGCACGAGCACGATTTTCATCTACGACGGCTACCCCGGTGGCGTCGGACTCACCCGAGAAGGGTACGAAACCGTCGAATCGCTCATGACGAACACGCGCGAAATGCTTCGCGCGTGCGACTGCGAGTCGGGGTGCCCGTCCTGCGTACAGTCGCCCCAGTGCGGGAACGCGAACGACCCGCTCGACAAACGACTCGCCGAACACCTCCTCGCCGACCTCACGGTCTGA
- a CDS encoding DUF7552 domain-containing protein gives MDDILRRTRREIEELSVESGPFSVAAAETGECPTPITGTRFETHDDAARAADLAREYRNALRDHDPDLPTYRFVVTELSTEHLQMVGVRERTDGVRANGLPQTQRSVTVTSDREGAWLRMENAPLVHLARDCGPVGDDAVGRQLDSKL, from the coding sequence ATGGACGACATCCTCCGGCGAACCCGACGCGAAATCGAGGAGCTATCCGTCGAATCCGGTCCGTTCTCCGTCGCCGCCGCCGAAACCGGCGAGTGTCCGACCCCGATTACCGGCACGCGCTTCGAAACTCACGACGACGCCGCACGTGCCGCGGACCTCGCACGCGAGTATCGAAACGCCCTCCGCGACCACGACCCGGACCTGCCGACGTACCGCTTCGTCGTCACAGAACTCTCGACCGAACACCTCCAGATGGTCGGCGTCCGCGAGCGGACCGACGGCGTTCGCGCCAACGGACTCCCGCAAACACAGCGGTCCGTCACCGTCACCAGCGACCGCGAAGGCGCGTGGCTACGGATGGAAAACGCGCCGCTCGTTCACCTCGCGCGTGACTGTGGACCGGTCGGTGACGACGCCGTTGGCCGTCAGCTCGACTCGAAACTCTGA
- a CDS encoding DUF7544 domain-containing protein, with amino-acid sequence MSWYAVEALDDAIEGTREFLFPFDAGTWLRLAIVVFFLGGASSSSPFQGGMQFSSGSNDPVPTPPSPPGGGDVSIPTDTILLVVAAVIIVAVLLGLLFTLIGSMMEFAFVESLRSREVHVRRYMSRYFGQGLRLFVFRLVLFLVVVLPIGVLILVTVPVFSAGSPSIAAGTVLVFIPVFILLALFVALVDGLTTNFVVPVMILQERGVIAGWQAFWPTLRREWKQYGVYLVLKFFLAIAVGFLVSIAGGIIAVFLLIPFAIFAVLLVVAFGGFAAISATLSNPVALVLFGALVLGYVACLLFALALVRVPIQTYLGYFSLLVLGDTNSEFDLIPELREEIR; translated from the coding sequence ATGTCATGGTACGCCGTCGAGGCGCTGGACGACGCCATCGAGGGAACGCGGGAGTTCCTCTTCCCGTTCGACGCGGGAACGTGGCTTCGACTCGCCATCGTGGTGTTCTTCCTCGGAGGGGCCAGTTCGTCCTCCCCGTTTCAGGGGGGCATGCAGTTCTCCTCCGGGTCGAACGACCCGGTTCCGACGCCCCCGAGTCCGCCGGGCGGCGGTGACGTCTCGATACCCACCGACACGATTCTGCTAGTGGTCGCGGCGGTCATCATCGTCGCCGTCCTTCTGGGGCTGTTGTTCACCCTCATCGGGTCGATGATGGAGTTCGCATTCGTGGAGTCGCTTCGCTCACGGGAGGTTCACGTTCGGCGATACATGAGTCGATACTTCGGACAGGGGCTTCGCCTGTTCGTGTTTCGACTCGTCCTCTTTCTCGTCGTCGTGCTGCCCATCGGCGTCCTCATCCTCGTCACCGTCCCGGTGTTTTCGGCTGGTTCGCCGTCCATCGCGGCCGGGACGGTGCTGGTGTTCATCCCCGTGTTCATACTGCTCGCCCTGTTCGTCGCGCTCGTGGACGGGCTGACGACGAACTTCGTCGTTCCCGTGATGATACTTCAGGAGCGAGGCGTGATAGCGGGTTGGCAGGCCTTCTGGCCGACGCTTCGCCGCGAGTGGAAACAGTACGGGGTCTACCTCGTGCTCAAGTTCTTCCTCGCCATCGCGGTAGGCTTCCTCGTCTCCATCGCGGGCGGTATCATCGCGGTATTCCTGTTGATTCCGTTCGCCATCTTCGCTGTCCTGTTGGTAGTCGCGTTCGGCGGATTCGCCGCCATCAGTGCGACGCTCTCGAATCCGGTGGCGCTGGTCCTGTTCGGCGCGCTCGTTCTCGGATACGTCGCCTGCCTTCTCTTCGCGCTCGCGCTGGTTCGCGTGCCGATTCAGACGTATCTCGGCTACTTTTCGCTACTCGTGCTGGGCGATACGAACAGTGAGTTCGACCTCATCCCGGAGCTTCGGGAGGAAATCCGCTGA